The genomic segment TTGAAAGGGATAAAAATTTTTTAGAACCAAAGGGGAAAGAAAAACTTTTTAAATTTTATAATAAATTGATGAAAAACTTTGAACCCTATTCCCTTGTTTTAGATACTGGGAAATTAAAAGAAGAGGAGACTTTAAATATTATAATAGAAGACCTTAAAAAAAATGATCTTCTTTAAGGCTCACCCTGATTCAAAACCAAAGGATGGAATTGTATCAAAATACATAAATAGATACTTCTCTTCACTTTTTACAAAAATAATTATTAAAAAAAATATACATCCAAATAAGATAACCCTTATATTTTTAATACTCTTTTCTTTTTTTCTTATTTTATCAGGAATTTTAAGAAGTATTTTTTTAACAGGTTTTTTCTATCAATTAGCTTCAATTTGTGATGGAATTGATGGAGAAATTGCAAGAAAGAAAAATCTTCAATCTGAGGGTGGAGCGCTTCTTGATACTGTAAGTGACTACATAGTTGATTCAATTGCCGCTTTTTCACTTTGTTATTCTCTTTCAAAATACAATTTCAATAATTTTTTAATTTTATTTATCACATCCTTTACAATAATGACAAGACTTATAACACAGTTTATTGTAAAAAACACAAAAGGTTTTAAAAGACATATTTTAAGAGACACAAGGGATTTGATTGTTTTTATTATCTTTATCTTTTCAATTTTAACAGAAATTTTCAAAAATCCTTATATAATGTTTTATGGATTAATTTTTATCAATATATGGAGATGGGATAACGGTATTTATAGATTATACAGTTTTATTAAAAAAAATTCTTAAAGTATTTTAACCCAGATTTCCTTTGCCTCACCTATTTTATAAAAATCCTTGATTTCTGCCTCTTTTTTAAAACCCATTTTCTCATAAAACCTTCTTGCCCTTTTATGCTTTTCCTGTGTCTCAAGAACTATCATTCTTATTTTTCTTCTATTAACCTCATTTAAAAATTCTT from the candidate division WOR-3 bacterium genome contains:
- a CDS encoding CDP-alcohol phosphatidyltransferase family protein — translated: MIFFKAHPDSKPKDGIVSKYINRYFSSLFTKIIIKKNIHPNKITLIFLILFSFFLILSGILRSIFLTGFFYQLASICDGIDGEIARKKNLQSEGGALLDTVSDYIVDSIAAFSLCYSLSKYNFNNFLILFITSFTIMTRLITQFIVKNTKGFKRHILRDTRDLIVFIIFIFSILTEIFKNPYIMFYGLIFINIWRWDNGIYRLYSFIKKNS